The Micromonospora sp. Llam0 genome contains a region encoding:
- the fbaA gene encoding class II fructose-bisphosphate aldolase, translated as MPIASPEVYAEMLDRAKAGAFAYPAINVTSSQTLNAALQGFAEAESDGIIQVSTGGAEYLSGPTVKDMVSGSLAFAAFAEEVAKKYPVNIALHTDHCPKGKLDGFVRPLLAASKERVAAGGAPLFQSHMWDGSAVPLKENLEIATELLAEAAAAKVVLEIEVGVVGGEEDGVVGAIDEKLYTTVEDGLAMVEALGLGEKGRYMAALTFGNVHGVYKPGNVKLRPEILKEIQDAVGAKYGKEKPLSLVFHGGSGSLLEEIRAALDYGVVKMNIDTDTQYAFTRPVVTHMFTKYDGVLKIDGEVGDKKSYDPRAWGKAAEAGMAKRVVDACEHLRSTGTTLAK; from the coding sequence ATGCCCATCGCCTCGCCCGAGGTCTACGCCGAGATGCTTGACCGCGCCAAGGCCGGCGCGTTCGCGTACCCCGCCATCAACGTCACGTCCTCGCAGACCCTCAACGCCGCGCTGCAGGGCTTCGCCGAGGCGGAGAGCGACGGCATCATCCAGGTCTCCACCGGTGGTGCCGAGTACCTCTCCGGCCCGACCGTCAAGGACATGGTCAGCGGTTCGCTGGCCTTCGCCGCCTTCGCCGAGGAAGTAGCCAAGAAGTACCCGGTCAACATCGCGCTGCACACCGACCACTGCCCGAAGGGCAAGCTGGACGGCTTCGTCCGCCCGCTGCTGGCCGCCTCCAAGGAGCGGGTCGCCGCCGGTGGCGCGCCGCTGTTCCAGTCGCACATGTGGGACGGCTCCGCCGTACCGCTGAAGGAGAACCTGGAGATCGCCACCGAGTTGCTCGCCGAGGCCGCCGCCGCCAAGGTCGTGCTGGAGATCGAGGTCGGCGTCGTCGGCGGCGAGGAGGACGGCGTCGTCGGCGCCATCGACGAGAAGCTGTACACCACGGTCGAGGACGGGCTGGCCATGGTCGAGGCGCTCGGCCTCGGCGAGAAGGGCCGCTACATGGCGGCGCTCACCTTCGGCAATGTGCACGGCGTCTACAAGCCGGGCAACGTCAAGCTGCGGCCGGAGATCCTCAAGGAGATCCAGGACGCGGTCGGCGCCAAGTACGGCAAGGAGAAGCCGCTCAGCCTGGTCTTCCACGGCGGCTCCGGCTCGCTGCTGGAGGAGATCCGGGCCGCACTGGACTACGGCGTGGTCAAGATGAACATCGACACCGACACCCAGTACGCCTTCACCCGCCCGGTCGTCACCCACATGTTCACCAAGTACGACGGGGTGCTGAAGATCGACGGCGAGGTCGGCGACAAGAAGTCCTACGACCCCCGGGCCTGGGGCAAGGCGGCCGAGGCCGGGATGGCCAAGCGGGTCGTCGACGCCTGCGAGCACCTGCGCTCCACCGGCACCACGCTGGCCAAGTAA
- a CDS encoding phage holin family protein, translating into MGFLIRLAVNAVALWITTLIVPGIDVTGDTATNNALTLVIVALIFGLVNAVLKPVIKVVGCVFYLLTLGLFALVVNALLFLLTDWLAQQLDLPFAIDGFWPAFWGAIVMAVVGWLISLVIPDKYDRR; encoded by the coding sequence ATGGGATTCCTGATCAGGCTCGCGGTCAACGCGGTCGCCCTGTGGATAACCACGCTGATCGTGCCCGGCATCGACGTCACCGGTGACACCGCGACCAACAACGCGCTGACCCTGGTCATCGTGGCGCTGATCTTCGGACTGGTCAACGCGGTCCTCAAACCGGTCATCAAGGTCGTCGGCTGTGTCTTCTACCTGCTGACCCTCGGCCTGTTCGCCCTGGTCGTCAACGCCCTGCTCTTCCTGCTGACCGACTGGCTGGCGCAGCAACTGGACCTGCCGTTCGCCATCGACGGGTTCTGGCCGGCATTCTGGGGAGCGATCGTGATGGCCGTCGTCGGCTGGCTGATCAGCCTGGTCATCCCCGACAAGTACGACCGTCGCTGA
- a CDS encoding helix-turn-helix transcriptional regulator — protein sequence MGFVGTALAEMTMPQISPLAGEPIERADAERLAGVLKALADPARLRLLSLIQSAPEGEACVCDLTAPLGLSQPTVSHHLRILTEAGLLEREKRGVWAYYRLVPTAIATIADLLTPPRKRATKKAR from the coding sequence ATGGGTTTCGTGGGAACTGCGTTGGCTGAAATGACCATGCCTCAAATCTCGCCGCTTGCCGGCGAGCCGATCGAACGCGCGGACGCGGAGCGACTCGCTGGAGTCCTCAAGGCGCTCGCCGACCCGGCCCGACTCAGGCTGCTCAGCCTGATCCAGTCGGCGCCGGAAGGCGAGGCCTGCGTCTGCGACCTCACTGCTCCGCTGGGGCTCTCCCAGCCGACGGTGAGCCACCACCTGCGTATCCTCACCGAGGCCGGCTTGCTGGAGCGGGAGAAGCGCGGAGTGTGGGCTTACTACCGGCTGGTGCCGACCGCGATCGCCACGATCGCGGATCTGCTGACCCCGCCGCGTAAGCGCGCCACCAAGAAGGCACGCTGA
- a CDS encoding DUF368 domain-containing protein produces MSVRERVGHVFRGAAIGVAEAVPGVSGGTIALVTGVYERLIASAGHLISAVRYAVTDVPRKQGWARSREQFRQVHWGVIIPLALGMLPGLLLAARLLEPMLEEHPEQTRGLFFGLVLASVLVPVSMIGRPWRGRDVFAVVAAGVAAFVLTGLPSASIDPNPVVVLLAAAVAVCALVLPGVSGSFLLLTVGLYEPTIEAVNDRDFGYLAVFAVGMLVGLTLFVKLLQYLLEHHRRVTLAVMTGVIVGSLRALWPWQTEERGLLAPDGNVLSVVLLLVLGVAIVTAMVVLEQRRLRRAAVDVTQEESPQLPTHH; encoded by the coding sequence ATGTCAGTGCGCGAACGTGTCGGCCATGTGTTCCGGGGTGCGGCGATCGGGGTGGCGGAGGCCGTCCCGGGGGTCAGCGGTGGGACCATCGCCCTGGTCACCGGCGTGTACGAGCGGCTCATCGCCTCGGCCGGGCACCTGATCAGCGCGGTCCGGTACGCGGTCACCGATGTGCCCCGTAAGCAGGGCTGGGCGCGCAGCCGGGAGCAGTTCCGGCAGGTGCACTGGGGAGTGATCATCCCGCTGGCGCTGGGCATGCTGCCCGGTCTGCTGCTCGCCGCCCGGCTGCTGGAGCCGATGCTGGAGGAGCACCCGGAGCAGACCCGGGGGCTGTTCTTCGGTCTGGTGCTGGCCTCGGTGCTGGTGCCGGTCTCGATGATCGGCCGGCCGTGGCGTGGCCGGGACGTCTTCGCGGTGGTCGCCGCCGGGGTCGCGGCGTTCGTGCTGACCGGTCTGCCGTCGGCCAGCATCGACCCGAACCCGGTGGTGGTGCTGCTGGCCGCCGCGGTCGCGGTCTGCGCGCTGGTGCTGCCGGGCGTGTCCGGGTCGTTCCTGCTGCTGACCGTCGGGCTCTACGAGCCGACCATCGAGGCGGTCAACGACCGGGACTTCGGCTACCTGGCGGTCTTCGCCGTCGGCATGCTCGTCGGGTTGACGCTGTTCGTGAAGCTGCTGCAGTACCTGTTGGAGCACCACCGGCGGGTCACCCTCGCGGTGATGACCGGCGTGATCGTCGGCAGCCTGCGGGCGCTGTGGCCGTGGCAGACCGAGGAGCGCGGGCTGCTCGCCCCTGACGGCAACGTGCTGTCGGTGGTGTTGCTGCTGGTGCTGGGGGTCGCCATCGTCACCGCGATGGTGGTCCTCGAGCAGCGTCGGCTGCGCCGCGCGGCGGTCGATGTCACCCAGGAGGAGTCGCCGCAGCTGCCGACCCACCACTGA
- the pyrE gene encoding orotate phosphoribosyltransferase produces MGNLDDLRKFITDLAVVHGRVVLSSGREADWYVDLRRVTLHHAAAPLVGRVLLDLTADWEYEAVGGLTLGADPVALSMLHAAAAEQRRLDAFVVRKADKTHGLQRRIEGPDVAGRRVLAVEDTSTTGGSVLTAVEALQKAGAEVVGVAVIVDRGAGDAVRAAGLAYRAAYTLADLGLPA; encoded by the coding sequence ATGGGGAACCTCGACGACCTGCGCAAATTCATCACTGACCTGGCCGTGGTGCACGGCAGGGTGGTGTTGTCGTCAGGTCGCGAGGCTGACTGGTACGTCGACCTGCGGCGGGTGACGTTGCACCACGCCGCCGCACCGCTGGTGGGACGGGTGTTGCTCGATCTCACCGCGGACTGGGAGTACGAGGCGGTTGGTGGCCTGACGTTGGGAGCGGACCCGGTGGCCCTGTCCATGTTGCACGCCGCTGCGGCGGAGCAACGGCGACTGGACGCCTTCGTGGTGCGCAAGGCCGACAAGACGCACGGACTCCAGCGACGGATCGAAGGGCCGGACGTGGCCGGCCGGCGGGTGCTGGCAGTGGAGGACACCTCGACGACCGGCGGAAGCGTACTGACCGCAGTCGAGGCGCTACAGAAGGCAGGAGCTGAGGTGGTCGGCGTGGCGGTGATCGTCGATCGTGGGGCCGGTGACGCGGTTCGGGCAGCCGGACTGGCCTATCGGGCCGCCTATACGTTGGCTGACCTCGGCCTTCCGGCCTAA
- a CDS encoding 3' terminal RNA ribose 2'-O-methyltransferase Hen1, with protein MLMTVTTTHRPATDLGYLLVKHPDRMQSFDVPTGTAHVFYPEATEQRCTAALLLDVDPARLAAGGPRRGRRTAAMPESFTLGQYVNDRPYAASSLLAAALAKVFRSALHGESRDRPDLPGTALPLTIRVPVLRCRGGAALAERLFTPLGWTVTARPIPLDERYPQWGDSRYVDLTLTGTLRVADALNHLYVLLPVLDDAKHYWIAPDELDKLIRAGEGWLSGHPERRLITRRYLAHRRVLARRAEDRLAEARAAELRLADADADNDDPGADDNTGADEDAGLPAAARPRPLAATRRTAVLAALAEAGATRVLDLGCGGGALLTELLAQPRFTEIVGTDVSARALELAARRLRLDRLPARQQQRIRLWQSALTYRDDRLRGYDAAVLMEVVEHLDPPRLPALAEAVFGHARPGTVLVTTPNVEYNVRYDGLAAGARRHPDHRFEWSRAEFADWAGRVAAAYGYRVGFRPVGEVDPDVGPPTQLAVFTRDDADPRSTGTDGTDAVGTDAVGAGTGGAR; from the coding sequence GTGCTGATGACCGTGACGACGACCCACCGGCCCGCCACCGACCTCGGCTACCTGCTGGTCAAACATCCGGACCGGATGCAGTCGTTCGACGTACCCACCGGCACCGCGCACGTGTTCTACCCGGAGGCCACCGAGCAGCGCTGCACCGCCGCGCTGCTGCTCGACGTCGACCCGGCGCGGCTCGCCGCCGGCGGCCCGCGCCGTGGCCGACGCACGGCCGCGATGCCGGAGAGCTTCACCCTCGGCCAGTACGTCAACGACCGGCCGTACGCCGCGTCCAGTCTGCTCGCCGCCGCGCTCGCCAAGGTGTTCCGGTCCGCGCTACACGGTGAGAGCCGGGACCGCCCCGACCTGCCCGGCACCGCCCTGCCGCTGACCATCCGGGTGCCGGTGCTGCGCTGCCGGGGCGGCGCCGCCCTCGCCGAACGCCTGTTCACCCCGCTCGGCTGGACGGTGACCGCCCGGCCCATCCCGCTGGACGAGCGCTACCCGCAGTGGGGGGACAGCCGCTACGTCGACCTCACCCTGACCGGCACGCTGCGGGTCGCCGACGCGCTCAACCATCTGTACGTGCTGCTGCCGGTGCTCGACGACGCCAAGCACTACTGGATCGCCCCGGACGAGTTGGACAAGCTGATCCGGGCCGGCGAGGGCTGGCTGTCCGGCCACCCGGAACGTCGGTTGATCACCCGGCGCTACCTGGCCCACCGCCGGGTGCTCGCCCGGCGCGCCGAGGACCGGCTCGCCGAGGCGCGGGCCGCCGAGCTGCGGCTCGCCGATGCCGACGCCGACAACGACGACCCTGGTGCCGACGACAACACAGGCGCTGACGAGGACGCGGGGCTGCCGGCGGCGGCCCGGCCGCGCCCGCTGGCCGCGACCCGCCGGACCGCCGTGCTCGCCGCGCTGGCCGAGGCCGGCGCCACCCGGGTGCTCGACCTGGGCTGCGGCGGTGGTGCGCTGCTCACCGAACTGCTCGCCCAGCCCCGGTTCACCGAGATCGTCGGCACCGACGTGTCGGCCCGGGCGCTGGAGCTGGCCGCCCGCCGGCTGCGACTGGACCGGCTGCCGGCACGCCAGCAGCAGCGGATCCGGCTCTGGCAGTCGGCGCTGACCTACCGCGACGACCGGCTGCGCGGCTACGACGCCGCCGTACTGATGGAGGTGGTCGAGCATCTCGACCCGCCCCGGCTGCCGGCCTTGGCCGAAGCGGTCTTCGGTCACGCCCGACCGGGCACCGTGCTGGTGACCACCCCGAACGTGGAGTACAACGTGCGCTACGACGGACTCGCCGCGGGTGCGCGGCGACACCCGGACCACCGGTTCGAGTGGAGCCGCGCCGAGTTCGCCGACTGGGCCGGCCGGGTCGCCGCGGCGTACGGCTACCGGGTCGGGTTCCGGCCGGTCGGCGAGGTCGATCCGGACGTGGGGCCACCGACCCAACTGGCGGTCTTCACCCGCGACGACGCCGACCCGCGCAGCACCGGCACGGACGGCACGGACGCAGTCGGCACGGACGCAGTCGGCGCAGGCACCGGAGGTGCCCGGTGA
- a CDS encoding MerR family transcriptional regulator, with protein MRLLTIGAFARDAGLTVKALRIYADTGLLRPAAVDPESGYRYYRPEQLDLARLVARLRRGGMPLRRIRQVCAHWPDDPSTVAGEIARWWSATQAETAAREQLVTSLVVELRTRRTTMTDQSTGFGLRCAARTDIGRVRTSNEDRAYAGRRLLAVADGAAGPGGSEASAAVIKALARLDTGPWDAPGTVLADATRAADDAVRQVGAGTGASPISTVTALLQIGDRFELVHVGDTRAYRWRGGELTRLTRDDSYVQTLVDADRIDPALALAHRQRALLTQALDGTGTAKPAHAAHRLVAYDRYLLCSDGVWAVVPDDDLAAVAAGLDPTETVRAVIDLADRAGAPDNVACVVADVVP; from the coding sequence ATGCGGCTGCTCACCATCGGCGCGTTCGCCCGCGACGCCGGACTGACGGTCAAGGCCCTGCGGATCTACGCCGACACCGGGCTGCTCCGGCCGGCGGCCGTCGACCCGGAGTCCGGCTACCGCTACTACCGGCCGGAGCAGCTGGACCTGGCCCGGTTGGTGGCCCGGCTGCGGCGTGGCGGGATGCCGCTGCGCCGGATCCGGCAGGTCTGCGCGCACTGGCCGGACGATCCGTCGACCGTCGCCGGGGAGATCGCCCGCTGGTGGTCGGCCACCCAGGCCGAAACGGCGGCCAGGGAACAGCTCGTGACCAGCCTCGTCGTGGAACTCCGGACGAGGAGAACGACGATGACCGACCAATCGACCGGCTTCGGCCTGCGCTGCGCGGCCCGTACCGACATCGGCCGGGTGCGGACCAGCAACGAGGACCGGGCGTACGCCGGACGCCGACTGCTCGCCGTCGCCGACGGTGCCGCCGGACCGGGCGGGTCCGAGGCGAGCGCCGCGGTGATCAAGGCGCTCGCGCGGCTCGACACCGGACCGTGGGATGCGCCGGGCACGGTTCTGGCGGACGCGACCCGCGCCGCCGACGACGCGGTTCGGCAGGTGGGTGCCGGCACCGGGGCGTCGCCGATCAGTACGGTGACCGCGCTGCTGCAGATCGGCGACCGGTTCGAGCTGGTGCACGTCGGCGACACCCGGGCGTACCGGTGGCGGGGCGGCGAACTGACCCGGCTCACCCGCGACGACAGCTACGTGCAGACGCTGGTCGACGCCGACCGGATCGACCCGGCGCTGGCGCTGGCACACCGGCAACGGGCGCTGCTCACCCAGGCGCTGGACGGCACCGGGACGGCGAAACCGGCGCACGCGGCGCATCGGCTCGTCGCGTACGACCGGTATTTGCTCTGTTCCGACGGGGTCTGGGCGGTGGTGCCCGACGACGACCTCGCCGCCGTCGCCGCCGGGCTCGACCCGACCGAGACGGTACGCGCGGTGATCGACCTGGCGGACCGGGCGGGTGCCCCGGACAACGTCGCCTGCGTCGTCGCCGACGTCGTGCCCTGA
- a CDS encoding class II aldolase/adducin family protein: MTYVAGDLRDQLAHVGSDVVRAGLVVGSGGNLSARLPGGDECWVTASGTWLDRLGPASFARVRIADGCTLPSDGALPDGDSTLSGDSALPSDGRQARPTSELALHLAVYRARPDVRAIVHLHPQSMLLLDALGVPIRLVTTDHAFYLRRVVTVPFAPPGGQRLASAAADAAADGTNCLILSRHGCSVLARSVELAHKRAVNLEEAARLTYRALAIGRLDELTPLPADYLDQLPDAEHGTV, encoded by the coding sequence GTGACGTACGTCGCTGGCGATCTGCGGGACCAGCTCGCCCACGTCGGGTCCGACGTGGTGCGTGCCGGTCTCGTCGTGGGCTCCGGTGGCAACCTGTCCGCCCGCCTGCCGGGCGGCGATGAATGCTGGGTAACCGCGTCCGGCACCTGGCTGGACCGGCTCGGCCCGGCATCGTTCGCCCGGGTGCGGATCGCGGACGGCTGCACCTTGCCTAGCGACGGCGCGCTGCCCGACGGCGACTCCACGCTGTCCGGCGACTCGGCGCTGCCGTCCGACGGCCGGCAGGCCCGGCCGACCAGCGAGCTGGCGCTGCACCTGGCGGTCTACCGTGCCCGCCCCGACGTCCGCGCCATCGTGCACCTGCACCCGCAGAGCATGCTGCTGCTGGACGCGCTCGGCGTACCGATCCGGCTGGTCACCACCGACCACGCCTTCTATCTGCGGCGTGTCGTCACCGTGCCGTTCGCACCGCCCGGCGGCCAGCGACTCGCTTCCGCCGCCGCCGATGCGGCCGCGGACGGCACCAACTGCCTGATCCTGTCCCGGCACGGCTGCTCCGTACTGGCCAGGTCGGTGGAACTCGCCCACAAACGGGCGGTCAACCTGGAAGAGGCCGCCCGGCTCACCTACCGGGCACTGGCCATCGGCCGGCTCGACGAGCTGACGCCGCTGCCGGCCGACTACCTCGACCAGCTGCCGGACGCGGAGCACGGCACCGTCTGA
- a CDS encoding polynucleotide kinase-phosphatase — MTVLEIPELAMIALVGVSGSGKSTFARRHFAATQVLSSDTFRAMVADDENDQSASADAFDTLHYVAGKRLRAGRLTVVDATNLQEHARAGLVAVAREHDVLPVAVVLDVPEQTCWERTQGRADRTFGRHVINRMQRDLRRSVGRLTREGFRHVFVLRGTDEIDAAEIRLTRLYNDRRELTGPFDIIGDVHGCRAELESLLTKLGWTVDRDDAGRPVDARHPQGRTAVFVGDLVDRGPDSPGVLRLVMGMVRAGTALCVPGNHEQKLLRKLRGRKVTVSHGLAETLEQLATEPAGFTDEVARFIDGLVSHYRLDGGALVVAHAGLKAEYQGRASGRVRSFALYGETTGETDEYGLPVRYPWARDYRGAATVVYGHTPTTRPEWVNNTICVDTGCVFGGRLTALRYPSRELVSVPAAREYYPPVRSLTAEPGAADRTGPVTDRPDDVLDLRDVTGRRHIDYGYGTTTVPAENAAAALEVMSRFAVDPRWLVWLPPTMSPCSTSSRDGFLEHPAETFADYRAAGVGRVVCQEKHMGSRAVVLVCRDPAGDPLFGPGGGVVHTRTGRPFFTSDERTDALLSRIRAAAEAAGLWQRLATGTGPAGWLLLDCELLPWSAKALGLIREQYASVAAAGRAALPAALDVLDAAAGRGLPVGQLRERLARRAGDVDRYADAYRAYVGEPDAVTLAPFAVLAADGRSYADRDHGWHLECADALVAADPQLFTTTRRRVVDLTDDAAVADATDWWSELTAAGGEGMVVKPYAGLTARSGTGRLLQPGVKCRGREYLRIIYGPEYTQPERLAELRRRSLGRKRSMALREHGLGLAALDLLAAGAPLWRRHELVFAVLACESEPVDPRL; from the coding sequence GTGACCGTGCTGGAGATCCCCGAACTCGCCATGATCGCCCTGGTCGGTGTCTCCGGCTCCGGCAAGTCGACCTTCGCCCGCCGGCACTTCGCCGCCACCCAGGTGCTCTCCTCGGACACCTTCCGGGCGATGGTCGCCGACGACGAGAACGACCAGTCGGCGTCGGCGGACGCCTTCGACACGCTGCACTACGTCGCCGGCAAGCGGCTGCGCGCCGGCCGGCTCACCGTGGTCGACGCCACCAACCTGCAGGAGCACGCCCGGGCCGGGCTGGTCGCCGTCGCCCGGGAACACGACGTCCTGCCGGTCGCGGTGGTGCTCGACGTGCCCGAGCAGACCTGCTGGGAACGGACCCAGGGCCGGGCCGACCGCACCTTCGGTCGGCACGTGATCAACCGGATGCAGCGTGACCTGCGCCGCTCGGTCGGCCGGCTGACCCGGGAAGGCTTCCGGCACGTGTTCGTGCTGCGCGGCACCGACGAGATCGACGCCGCCGAGATCCGGCTGACCCGGCTGTACAACGACCGGCGGGAGCTGACCGGGCCGTTCGACATCATCGGTGACGTGCACGGCTGCCGCGCCGAGCTGGAGTCGCTGCTGACGAAGCTGGGTTGGACGGTCGACCGCGACGACGCTGGTCGACCGGTCGACGCCCGGCACCCGCAGGGGCGTACCGCGGTCTTCGTCGGTGACCTGGTCGACCGCGGCCCGGACTCGCCCGGGGTGCTGCGCCTGGTGATGGGGATGGTGCGGGCCGGCACCGCGCTCTGCGTGCCCGGCAACCACGAGCAGAAGCTGCTGCGCAAGCTGCGGGGCCGCAAGGTGACCGTGTCGCACGGGCTGGCCGAGACCCTGGAGCAGCTGGCCACCGAACCGGCCGGGTTCACCGACGAGGTCGCCAGGTTCATCGACGGGCTGGTCAGCCACTACCGACTCGACGGGGGCGCGCTGGTGGTGGCGCACGCCGGGCTCAAGGCCGAATACCAGGGCCGGGCTTCCGGTCGGGTGCGCAGCTTCGCGTTGTACGGCGAGACCACCGGCGAGACCGACGAGTACGGCCTGCCGGTGCGCTACCCGTGGGCCCGCGACTACCGGGGTGCCGCCACCGTGGTCTACGGGCACACCCCGACTACCCGCCCGGAGTGGGTGAACAACACCATCTGCGTCGACACCGGTTGCGTCTTCGGTGGCCGGCTGACCGCGCTGCGCTACCCGTCGCGGGAGCTCGTCTCGGTGCCGGCCGCCCGCGAGTACTACCCGCCGGTGCGGTCACTGACGGCCGAGCCGGGTGCCGCCGACCGCACCGGGCCGGTCACCGATCGCCCCGACGACGTGCTGGACCTGCGGGACGTCACCGGGCGTCGGCACATCGACTACGGCTACGGCACCACCACGGTTCCGGCGGAGAACGCGGCCGCCGCGTTGGAGGTGATGAGCCGCTTCGCGGTGGATCCCCGGTGGCTGGTCTGGCTGCCGCCGACCATGTCGCCCTGCTCGACGTCGAGCCGGGACGGCTTCCTGGAGCATCCTGCGGAGACGTTCGCCGACTACCGGGCCGCCGGCGTCGGCCGGGTGGTCTGCCAGGAGAAGCACATGGGCTCCCGGGCGGTGGTGCTGGTCTGCCGCGACCCGGCGGGCGACCCGCTGTTCGGCCCGGGCGGCGGGGTGGTGCACACCCGCACCGGGCGGCCGTTCTTCACCTCCGACGAGCGGACCGACGCGCTGCTGTCCCGGATCCGGGCGGCGGCCGAGGCAGCCGGACTGTGGCAGCGGCTGGCCACCGGCACCGGGCCGGCCGGCTGGCTGCTGCTCGACTGCGAACTGCTGCCCTGGTCGGCGAAGGCACTCGGGCTGATCCGCGAGCAGTACGCCAGCGTCGCCGCCGCCGGCCGGGCCGCGCTGCCCGCCGCGTTGGACGTCCTCGACGCCGCCGCCGGTCGGGGCCTGCCGGTCGGGCAGCTGCGCGAGCGGCTGGCCCGCCGGGCCGGCGACGTCGACCGGTACGCCGACGCCTACCGGGCGTACGTCGGTGAACCGGACGCGGTGACGTTGGCGCCGTTCGCGGTGCTGGCCGCCGACGGCCGCTCGTACGCCGACCGAGACCACGGCTGGCACCTGGAGTGCGCGGACGCGCTGGTGGCGGCCGACCCGCAGCTGTTCACCACCACCCGACGGCGGGTGGTCGACCTGACCGACGACGCGGCGGTGGCCGACGCCACCGACTGGTGGTCGGAGCTGACGGCGGCCGGCGGTGAGGGCATGGTGGTCAAGCCGTACGCCGGACTGACCGCCCGCAGCGGCACCGGCCGGCTGCTGCAGCCTGGCGTCAAGTGCCGGGGCCGGGAGTATCTGCGGATCATCTACGGCCCGGAGTACACCCAACCGGAGCGGCTGGCCGAGCTGCGCCGTCGATCGTTGGGCCGCAAGCGGTCGATGGCGCTGCGCGAACACGGTCTCGGTCTGGCCGCGCTGGATCTGCTGGCCGCCGGCGCGCCGCTGTGGCGCCGACACGAGTTGGTCTTCGCGGTGCTCGCCTGCGAGTCCGAACCGGTCGACCCCCGACTGTGA
- a CDS encoding SDR family oxidoreductase yields MRDKPALRTALVTGATAGLGASFARRLAADGYRLVLVARDRQRLTTLADELADRHGVTVEVLDADLATDGGVTVATDRLRSVDVPVDLLVNNAGIGLNRSFRRTDEADELRLLRLNVEAVLRLTHAVLPGMVQRRQGRVINVSSVAGFGPLAAGSTYSASKAWVTNFSESIDLSVRHLGVRVMALCPGYVRTEFHERAGIRTSGSPTWLWLRADDVVSDGLRDLARGRAVSVPDWRYKALATVVRHAPHGLLRLAAGRPKGRE; encoded by the coding sequence GTGAGGGACAAGCCTGCCCTGCGTACCGCACTGGTTACTGGGGCCACCGCCGGCCTCGGCGCCAGCTTCGCCCGCCGGCTCGCCGCCGACGGGTACCGACTGGTGCTGGTCGCCCGTGACCGGCAGCGGCTCACCACGTTGGCGGACGAGCTGGCCGACCGGCACGGCGTGACCGTCGAGGTGCTCGACGCCGACCTGGCTACCGACGGTGGAGTGACTGTGGCGACCGACCGGCTGCGGTCCGTCGACGTACCGGTCGATCTGCTGGTCAACAACGCGGGCATCGGTCTGAACCGGTCGTTTCGGCGCACCGACGAGGCGGACGAGCTGCGGCTGCTGCGGCTCAATGTGGAGGCGGTGCTGCGGCTGACGCATGCCGTCCTGCCCGGCATGGTGCAACGCCGGCAGGGCAGAGTGATTAATGTCTCGTCTGTGGCGGGTTTTGGTCCGTTAGCAGCGGGTTCGACCTATTCGGCGAGCAAGGCCTGGGTGACGAACTTCAGTGAGTCGATCGACTTGTCGGTCCGTCACCTCGGAGTGCGGGTGATGGCGCTGTGCCCGGGCTACGTCCGCACCGAGTTCCACGAACGCGCCGGCATCCGGACCTCCGGCTCGCCGACCTGGCTGTGGCTGCGGGCCGACGACGTGGTCTCCGATGGTCTGCGGGACCTGGCCAGGGGGCGGGCGGTGAGTGTCCCCGACTGGCGCTACAAGGCGCTCGCCACTGTGGTGCGTCACGCTCCGCATGGGCTGCTCCGGTTGGCGGCCGGGCGTCCGAAGGGTCGCGAGTGA